From a single Dendropsophus ebraccatus isolate aDenEbr1 chromosome 8, aDenEbr1.pat, whole genome shotgun sequence genomic region:
- the MRPL51 gene encoding large ribosomal subunit protein mL51: MWAVTRLLGGSGPLLSQASRFFSLGSSSLARSCMPQPKNTDRWTQKRAQFGVYDNIGILGDFKAHPKQLIVGPNWLRGWRGNELQRCIRKRNMIGSRMFYEERHNLNKRIRFLYKRFNRYGKHR, from the exons ATGTGGGCTGTGACGCGGCTGCTCGGGGGGAGCGGACCCCTCCTGTCCCAGGCATCTCGCTTCTTTTCTCTCG GAAGCTCCAGTCTGGCCCGAAGTTGTATGCCGCAGCCAAAGAATACCGATCGCTGGACCCAGAAGAGAGCGCAGTTTGGGGTTTATGATAATATCGGGATTCTGG GTGACTTTAAGGCGCACCCCAAGCAGTTGATTGTGGGCCCCAACTGGCTGCGGGGCTGGCGGGGGAACGAGCTGCAGAGATGCATTAGGAAGAGGAACATGATTGGAAGTCGCATGTTCTATGAAGAGAGACATAATCTTAACAAAAGGATCCGATTCCTGTACAAGAGGTTCAACCGCTACGGCAAACACCGCTGA
- the VAMP1 gene encoding vesicle-associated membrane protein 1 isoform X5, translating to MTPNTSNPEPDHNVTPNQRNSLTQEQIDEVVRIMQVNVDKVVEIDISELEYSNAEEERRRKCWWKNCRVLVVVGLICIVLVIIILLYSLI from the exons ATGACTCCCAATACCAGCAATCCAGAGCCGGACCACAATGTTACCCCAAACCAAAGGAACAGTCTCACACAGGAACAAATCGATGAG GTTGTGAGGATTATGCAAGTAAATGTGGATAAAGTCGTAGAAATCGACATATCAGAGCTGGAATACAGCAACGCCGAGGAGGAACGGAGAAGAAAATGCTGGTGGAAGAACTGCAGG GTGCTGGTGGTTGTGGGCCTGATCTGTATAGTCTTGGTGATCATTATATTGC
- the VAMP1 gene encoding vesicle-associated membrane protein 1 isoform X3: MEETWTSSADMDGEMTSPVVAPDMTPNTSNPEPDHNVTPNQRNSLTQEQIDEVVRIMQVNVDKVVEIDISELEYSNAEEERRRKCWWKNCRVLVVVGLICIVLVIIILLYSLI; the protein is encoded by the exons ATGGAGGAGACATGGACGTCATCTGCAGACATGGACGGGGAGAT GACATCACCTGTAGTTGCTCCGGACATGACTCCCAATACCAGCAATCCAGAGCCGGACCACAATGTTACCCCAAACCAAAGGAACAGTCTCACACAGGAACAAATCGATGAG GTTGTGAGGATTATGCAAGTAAATGTGGATAAAGTCGTAGAAATCGACATATCAGAGCTGGAATACAGCAACGCCGAGGAGGAACGGAGAAGAAAATGCTGGTGGAAGAACTGCAGG GTGCTGGTGGTTGTGGGCCTGATCTGTATAGTCTTGGTGATCATTATATTGC
- the VAMP1 gene encoding vesicle-associated membrane protein 1 isoform X2 has protein sequence MTSEPEDYTAMRHCWTAPARAACLTLTSPVVAPDMTPNTSNPEPDHNVTPNQRNSLTQEQIDEVVRIMQVNVDKVVEIDISELEYSNAEEERRRKCWWKNCRVLVVVGLICIVLVIIILLYSLI, from the exons ATGACGTCAGAGCCTGAGGATTATACAGCGATGAGACACTGCTGGACCGCTCCTGCGCGAGCCGCCTGTCTCACCTT GACATCACCTGTAGTTGCTCCGGACATGACTCCCAATACCAGCAATCCAGAGCCGGACCACAATGTTACCCCAAACCAAAGGAACAGTCTCACACAGGAACAAATCGATGAG GTTGTGAGGATTATGCAAGTAAATGTGGATAAAGTCGTAGAAATCGACATATCAGAGCTGGAATACAGCAACGCCGAGGAGGAACGGAGAAGAAAATGCTGGTGGAAGAACTGCAGG GTGCTGGTGGTTGTGGGCCTGATCTGTATAGTCTTGGTGATCATTATATTGC
- the VAMP1 gene encoding vesicle-associated membrane protein 1 isoform X4, translating into MPWLLLTQDSCSRCGTSPVVAPDMTPNTSNPEPDHNVTPNQRNSLTQEQIDEVVRIMQVNVDKVVEIDISELEYSNAEEERRRKCWWKNCRVLVVVGLICIVLVIIILLYSLI; encoded by the exons ATGCCATGGCTATTGCTGACACAGGACTCCTGTTCTCGTTGTGG GACATCACCTGTAGTTGCTCCGGACATGACTCCCAATACCAGCAATCCAGAGCCGGACCACAATGTTACCCCAAACCAAAGGAACAGTCTCACACAGGAACAAATCGATGAG GTTGTGAGGATTATGCAAGTAAATGTGGATAAAGTCGTAGAAATCGACATATCAGAGCTGGAATACAGCAACGCCGAGGAGGAACGGAGAAGAAAATGCTGGTGGAAGAACTGCAGG GTGCTGGTGGTTGTGGGCCTGATCTGTATAGTCTTGGTGATCATTATATTGC
- the VAMP1 gene encoding vesicle-associated membrane protein 1 isoform X1: MTSEPEDYTAMRHCWTAPARAACLTLYVETSPVVAPDMTPNTSNPEPDHNVTPNQRNSLTQEQIDEVVRIMQVNVDKVVEIDISELEYSNAEEERRRKCWWKNCRVLVVVGLICIVLVIIILLYSLI; the protein is encoded by the exons ATGACGTCAGAGCCTGAGGATTATACAGCGATGAGACACTGCTGGACCGCTCCTGCGCGAGCCGCCTGTCTCACCTTGTATGTAGA GACATCACCTGTAGTTGCTCCGGACATGACTCCCAATACCAGCAATCCAGAGCCGGACCACAATGTTACCCCAAACCAAAGGAACAGTCTCACACAGGAACAAATCGATGAG GTTGTGAGGATTATGCAAGTAAATGTGGATAAAGTCGTAGAAATCGACATATCAGAGCTGGAATACAGCAACGCCGAGGAGGAACGGAGAAGAAAATGCTGGTGGAAGAACTGCAGG GTGCTGGTGGTTGTGGGCCTGATCTGTATAGTCTTGGTGATCATTATATTGC